One genomic segment of Gossypium arboreum isolate Shixiya-1 chromosome 3, ASM2569848v2, whole genome shotgun sequence includes these proteins:
- the LOC108475300 gene encoding uncharacterized protein LOC108475300: MALDNMGLFTYFVIVIILCVLFLNGPAIANDHDVNKNEHQHPPVYEERLKTKGNRRSLTLLPIVVGGEKAAAGAATTDKIIHGSGGAKAGVGGEFQSSGNIIGAGGVGGGGGGGIGGHAGMAGGGGFKFGFRGGMRAGLGGSGAASVGGEVGGRAGGVSNSATSTSANLNGEKSSDGKVSNTSKIEGKAGFEGKVGGQGEVGGNSGGSGNTSDAGKVGGHGGGVGNGNTDASGTYNGEKGRDGKASATSKGETKVGFEGKVEGKGDGGGKSGGTSSTNVVGGDVGSGSTDASRSIIGAGGEGGGGGDGGSDGKGGGASVGGHAGMAGGGGFKFGFRGGMRVGFGGSGGASAGGGAGGHAKGVGSGATSTSGSIGEAKSSDAKASGNFSSSSGVKEQGGGDGSGNIDASGKDETKAKVEGKFGGQGKVDGNSGRSDSSSYSGRVKGQGGGDGSGNIDVSGKEKGQGRGDGSGNIDASGKDEGKFGGQRKVDGNSGGSDSSSYSGEVKGQGGGDGSGNTDASGREKRQDGGDGSGNIDASGKDEAKAKAEAGGNFEGQGKVDGNIGGSDSSSDSGGVKGQGGGDGSGNTDASGKKKGQGEGDGNGNTNARGKDEAKDKAEVEGKFGGKGKVDENNGGNNSSNDSGGVKGQGGGDGSGDTDASGKEKGQGRGDSSGNTNASGKDEAKDKAEVEGKFGGQGKVDGNSGGSDGSNDSGRVKGQGGGDGSGDTDVSGKEKGQDGGYGSGNTNASGKDEAKDKDEVEGKFGGQGKVDGNSGGTDSSNDSGGVKGQGGGDGSGNTSASGKDEAKAEAEAQAKAKNEVKAEDEAQAKVKDEAKAESEAKAKSKEEAKVEAKAKAEAKSEAEDEAKAKAEGKAEAEAETEAKAEAKAEANTEAKAKAEIGGQGKVGGNGGGGEAEAEAKAKAEGKAKAEAEAKAEAEAKAEAEAEAKAEAEAEANTEAKAKAKAEAKAEAKAEIGGQGKVGGNGGGGDGGFKFGLGGKVEKGGGFSGGH, translated from the exons ATGGCTTTAGATAATATGGGTCTTTTTACATATTTTGTTATAGTTATTATTTTGTGTGTTCTTTTTTTGAATGGTCCTGCAATTGCTAATGATCATGATGTTAATAAAAATGAACATCAGCATCCACCTGTTTATGAAGAAAGGTTAAAAACTAAAGGGAATAGGAGGTCTTTAACACTTTTACCTATAGTAGTTGGAGGTGAGAAGGCCGCTGCTGGTGCTGCTACAACTGATAAAATTATACATGGTAGTGGAGGAGCAAAGGCTGGAGTAGGAGGCGAATTCCAGAGTAGTGGAAACATTATTGGTGCGGGAGGagtaggaggaggaggaggaggag GTATAGGTGGCCATGCTGGTATGGCTGGTGGGGGTGGTTTTAAGTTTGGGTTTAGAGGTGGAATGAGAGCAGGACTTGGTGGAAGTGGTGCCGCTAGTGTTGGTGGAGAGGTAGGAGGCCGTGCCGGAGGTGTTAGTAACAGTGCAACTAGTACAAGTGCCAATCTTAATGGAGAAAAGAGTAGTGATGGCAAAGTTAGTAATACTAGTAAGATTGAGGGTAAAGCTGGTTTTGAAGGTAAAGTAGGAGGACAAGGAGAAGTTGGTGGAAATAGTGGTGGAAGTGGTAACACTAGTGATGCTGGTAAGGTGGGAGGGCATGGTGGAGGTGTTGGTAATGGTAATACTGAtgcaagtggtacttataatggtgAAAAAGGTCGTGATGGAAAAGCTAGTGCTACTAGTAAGGGTGAAACTAAAGTTGGTTTTGAAGGTAAAGTAGAAGGGAAAGGAGACGGTGGTGGAAAAAGTGGTGGAACTAGCAGCACTAATGTTGTTGGTGGAGATGTTGGAAGTGGTAGTACTGATGCAAGTAGAAGCATTATTGGTGCAGGAGGAGAGGGAGGGGGAGGAGGTGATGGTGGTAGTGATGGAAAGGGTGGAGGTGCAAGTGTAGGTGGACATGCTGGTATGGCTGGTGGGGGTGGTTTTAAGTTTGGGTTTAGAGGTGGAATGAGAGTAGGATTTGGTGGAAGTGGTGGTGCTAGTGCTGGTGGAGGGGCAGGAGGCCATGCCAAAGGTGTTGGTAGTGGTGCAACTAGTACAAGTGGTAGTATTGGTGAAGCAAAGAGTAGTGATGCTAAAGCTAGTGGCAACTTTAGTAGTTCTAGTGGGGTAAAAGAACAAGGTGGAGGAGATGGTAGTGGTAATATAGATGCAAGTGGTAAAGATGAAACTAAAGCTAAAGTTGAAGGAAAATTTGGAGGACAGGGAAAGGTCGATGGAAATAGTGGTAGAAGTGATAGCTCTAGTTATTCTGGTAGGGTAAAAGGACAAGGTGGAGGAGATGGTAGTGGTAATATAGACGTCAGTGGTAAAGAAAAAGGACAAGGTAGAGGAGATGGTAGTGGTAATATAGATGCAAGTGGTAAAGATGAAGGAAAATTTGGAGGACAGAGAAAGGTCGATGGAAATAGTGGTGGAAGTGATAGCTCTAGTTATTCTGGTGAGGTAAAAGGACAAGGTGGAGGAGATGGTAGTGGTAATACAGATGCCAGTGGTAGAGAAAAGAGACAAGATGGAGGAGATGGTAGTGGTAATATAGATGCAAGTGGTAAAGATGAAGCTAAAGCTAAAGCTGAAGCTGGAGGAAATTTTGAAGGACAGGGAAAGGTCGATGGAAATATTGGTGGAAGTGACAGCTCTAGTGATTCTGGTGGGGTAAAAGGACAAGGTGGAGGAGATGGTAGTGGTAATACAGATGCAAGTGGTAAAAAAAAAGGACAAGGTGAAGGAGATGGTAATGGTAATACAAATGCAAGAGGTAAAGATGAAGCTAAAGATAAAGCTGAAGTTGAAGGAAAATTTGGAGGGAAGGGAAAGGTTGATGAAAATAATGGTGGAAATAACAGCTCTAATGATTCCGGTGGGGTAAAAGGACAAGGTGGAGGAGATGGTAGTGGTGACACAGATGCAAGTGGTAAAGAAAAAGGACAAGGTCGAGGAGATAGTAGTGGTAATACAAATGCAAGTGGTAAAGATGAAGCTAAAGATAAAGCTGAAGTTGAAGGAAAATTTGGAGGACAGGGAAAGGTCGATGGAAATAGTGGTGGAAGTGACGGCTCTAATGATTCCGGTAGGGTAAAAGGACAAGGTGGAGGAGATGGTAGTGGTGATACAGATGTAAGTGGTAAAGAAAAAGGACAAGATGGAGGATATGGTAGTGGTAATACAAATGCAAGTGGTAAAGATGAAGCTAAAGATAAAGATGAAGTTGAAGGAAAATTTGGAGGACAGGGAAAGGTCGATGGAAATAGTGGTGGAACTGATAGCTCTAATGATTCCGGTGGGGTAAAAGGACAAGGTGGAGGAGATGGTAGTGGTAATACAAGTGCAAGTGGTAAAGATGAAGCTAAAGCTGAAGCTGAAGCTCAAGCTAAAGCTAAAAATGAAGTTAAAGCTGAAGATGAAGCTCAAGCTAAAGTTAAAGATGAAGCTAAAGCTGAATCTGAAGCTAAAGCTAAATCTAAAGAAGAAGCTAAAGTTGAAGCTAAAGCTAAAGCTGAAGCTAAAAGTGAAGCCGAAGATGAAGCTAAAGCTAAAGCTGAAGGAAAGGCTGAAGCTGAAGCTGAAACTGAAGCAAAAGCTGAAGCAAAGGCTGAAGCAAACACTGAAGCAAAAGCAAAAGCTGAAATAGGAGGACAAGGAAAAGTAGGTGGAAATGGTGGTGGTGGTGAAGCCGAAGCTGAAGCTAAAGCTAAAGCTGAAGGAAAGGCTAAAGCTGAAGCTGAAGCCAAAGCTGAAGCGGAAGCAAAAGCCGAAGCTGAAGCTGAAGCAAAAGCCGAAGCTGAAGCCGAAGCAAACACCGAAGCAAAAGCCAAAGCAAAGGCTGAAGCAAAGGCCGAAGCAAAAGCCGAAATAGGAGGACAAGGAAAAGTAGGTGGAAATGGTGGTGGTGGTGATGGTGGTTTTAAATTTGGTCTTGGAGGAAAAGTAGAAAAAGGAGGAGGGTTTAGTGGAGGCCACTAA